Proteins from a single region of Dictyostelium discoideum AX4 chromosome 5 chromosome, whole genome shotgun sequence:
- the pks28 gene encoding beta-ketoacyl synthase family protein, giving the protein MEKYDIYYNSNEEYYGDVAVIGIGLRFPSGDLNESISKPNQLFNSLLNGLNGIVTTSERWSDNYYLNGEINSVSAGLLPLDEWKRFDPIFFGINPSYDNVVTIDPQQRLLLKCVWEALEDSGIDPISLRGTNTSTFIGSSTTDYGSLQKSPFETQNNIFGSSNHSVANRIGYNFDFRGENFTIDSACSSSLNAINCGYNSIKSNKSNVSVVGGVNFILDPHVSKSFTQLNMLSPTGKCHSFSSDADGFVRSEGVGIVILKKLKDAIKDSNNIYCVIKGSSSNVDGNYDKLNFYSPSKSSQYENMKLAIKSTNGQINESDIDYCEAHGTGTPTGDPIELEGISRLFDQNNNNKKQVLVGSIKSNIGHTEACSGVASLIKCCIMFKNKLFLQNINFKESNPLINFKEWALKVVTEPITFNENKTTVMLINNFGVTGSNVCLILSEFKDKRYSNDESSSDNFCEQIDIDSKANEKKKFLIPLSSNSSTSLDNYKSIIVNNNDDDSNSSTRSFQEFVYNQIKFKSTSLIQKSVIIASDWNEFQDDDNQIKLKNSESLISNITVEKKKSPLTVIVFCGQGSQYNRMALSLYENEPIFRESVNRFDKELFKYYGYSVLDRLRSVSDKDEISIHLPILAQPANIMIQISLYELYKHWGVSADIIVGHSLGELSSSYSSGMIDFETLCHLIYHRSLAQNKTTGTGRALSVNISYDEFIERYQSKNNKYETLEIACYNSPTSIVIAGKEDLLNEISKEFKSNDIFCAMLGSLSSFHTSSQLMIKDEVCSLVFKSKLPSVPVFSTVTTNLFNDQTPYNANYVWENIRQPVSFTQTISNLYKHIESNDMGNEITFIEVAPHPTLQFYLNQMKSTQSSYFNNGKSVTIYSPLHKKKNDYNEFLKTISLLYVNNNFNINFKSQLTNINNNNNNINNNNNNNNNNNNNNNNNNNNNNNNNKIIQFNINSLPLYQWDDNEYFKLNPFHEKITNEGPSIQNLGNGIDSACPTYQTFIDIKKPPFQWLKGHQVSDKFYYPGMGYVQNLLSIYPNQDITISSLEFKSPLVLTEGNNQCLETTVSLLSKNEFNVKSHYKDQKTNQWILSSLGNFSLFKHNSINSEKLINIQALKDKCNFTTISKHDFYESIKIKTNLTYKGLFQGVKECSIGNNCSLAVVSLNEINNHTISNHSTIGRSLFNAATLDSCLHGSLIAVAQPVVLDRIEGFKLYSSNIPLSSSLSKDDNDNSNNSLIKELYIFTEEKARTNYQSFSASVKIILPNGRLLMEISRVVCSSVSLANPSNTIICKPPSNEIYTPYLQPKDSIINKPQQFKHLYSVDEFIAKEEDNQIISTELLLSLFYKHINVRCPTINLESLTTLEYNQFKQLYYNNNGLVNENLFKFVFEILKSYSSSNHYILNHHNNSENKNKNNNNNNNSNNNENSNNESPIHFEKLYNLYTKTTKIIAKQIFPLKDDSFTDTPQSLFENGFLDDFYKNSRVVQPLNNLLSEIIIEALKPILNQPIVFRILEAGGGTGSLSLLILEKICKLLNANPNSVIDIEFTWSDVSSSFSAEIKEKFSPFTAHKNFNIIHRVLDLEKPLFDQDFKTSYYDLVVMSNVMHVVKKLKPTLDEIHNILTPNGQLLFVEPPYKSINYDSVFCCFSQWWPSSDSDTELRPDRSCMNQDKWIKILNETNYRDTIISGNDNLIFLIQTRKPSINEIISKQSSDSSLDQFNSFNNIILFGNNNYGCSLQNSISSNQELKSKTININNFNEFQTWIANNYDNSDDFDNNKTLIIFLKSIEPINISNFKEITYEYIQINQLILKLELTNNFKHLLISLDSTTDNYLSSSIIGAARYFVEYPQLDLYILNYDIISLKILNNNSSSSCNSSNGSISSCSCKQQQLSLINYLINTNNNIQKEFTINNNKVYYERYTRHSNKIKCNLQSKSFETNKDNLLIQLDSNLEYQLYSKRVEPNSKEVEIEIKATGINYKDYLMHIGMVSSDLDLKYGKEYEVENCIGIENPMIGNDFSGIITRLGSDAEKKKFKVGDHVCGVASKTSGSHVVIDYNFIYHQPLNYNHSISASIPSIYVTSLHSIYGVGNLKSNESILIHSAAGGIGISSLDLLKCKKHQGHIFLTVGSKDKEDYLKKNYGSFITAIYSSRNKDYVNEIKNKLIELGEVKQQGVDLILNTLSSEFMDSNFQCLNMSGRIVDLSVTHLTPNDYIANNHFKYNMGYNNVEMIDFNGKMVRSYLKKIIKMINSNKLELSIPIIEYSNNQFKDAIEYINQRKHIGKIIVNHNQDEFNRVYNNYQQNNNNNNQIIMKHSYDISKLNMGKNILLTGQTGIILEIMKYLIRYSNHSIQNIIILSKSKLKWELELLINQTKFIKDNIIKFHFIQIDIEDSNKVNQVLNQLELNENITNIDSIIHFAFNNDIGDVQDVNMNRLNIAHGAKTIGAINLHNESINRSWKIKQFIIASSVSSIFGSDQQCCYVSACSVIDSLSKYRHSLGLPSLAINLGTVASTGFISRNNAIETMFKSSFLKLFSPQLVISSLDLFIQNQRQYPNYSLVDFNFEVMLTSPNYHLYKLDYEINIFKKSYQINTNSSSGSGSDNEFIHSTILNKISELLSIDESKINEDLQLTQYGMDSLVIVQLKNFIDNQLGHNLITIHQLQHNKINQSIDIIKFGYLINKNKFKYKNNNKNNNNG; this is encoded by the exons ATGGAAAAATATGATATTTACTATAACAGTAACGAGGAATATTACGGTGATGTTGCAGTTATTGGCATAGGTTTGAGATTTCCAAGtggtgatttaaatgaatcaatttcaaaaccaaatcaattatttaattcattattaaatggaTTAAATGGAATTGTTACTACTTCTGAAAGATGGtctgataattattatttaaatggtgaaatTAATTCAGTTTCCGCTGGTTTATTACCTCTTGATGAATGGAAACGATTTGATCCAATATTCTTTGGAATTAATCCAAGTTATGATAATGTTGTTACAATTGATCCTCAacaaagattattattaaaat GTGTATGGGAAGCATTAGAAGATAGTGGTATTGATCCGATTAGTTTACGTGGTACAAATACAAGTACATTTATTGGTAGCAGTACTACTGATTATGGTAGTCTTCAAAAATCACCATTTGAAACtcaaaataatatctttGGTTCTTCAAATCATTCAGTTGCGAATAGAATCGGTTATAACTTTGACTTTAG aggTGAGAATTTTACAATTGATTCAGCTTGCTCCAGTTCTTTAAATGCAATTAATTGTGGATACAAttcaatcaaatcaaataaatcaaatgtatcagttgttggtggtgttaattttatattag aCCCACatgtttcaaaatcattCACACAATTGAATATGTTAAGTCCAACTGGTAAATGTCATTCTTTTTCATCGGATGCTGATGGTTTTGTTCGTTCAGAAGGTGTTGGAATAGTCATATTAAAGAAACTAAAAGATGCAATtaaagattcaaataatatctaTTGTGTAATCAAAGGTTCAAGTTCAAATGTGGACGGAAACTATGAtaaattaaacttttattCACCATCAAAATCATCTCAATATGAAAATATGAAATTAGCAATCAAATCAACCAATGGTCAAATCAATGAATCTGATATTGATTATTGTGAAGCTCATGGTACTGGTACTCCAACTGGTGATCCAATTGAATTAGAAGGTATTTCAAGACTTTTCGatcaaaataacaataacaagaAACAAGTTTTAGTTGGCTCAATCAAATCAAACATTGGACACACTGAAg CATGTTCTGGAGTtgcatcattaattaaatgttgTATAATGTTTAAGAATAAACTATTTcttcaaaatattaatttcaaagaatcaaatccattaataaatttcaaagaaTGGGCATTAAAAGTCGTAACTGAACCAATTACCttcaatgaaaataaaaccaCTGTCAtgttaattaataattttggtgtTACTg GTTCAAATGtttgtttaatattatcagaatttaaagataaaCGTTATAGTAATGATGAAAGCAGTAGTGATAATTTTTGTGAGcaaattgatattgatagtaaagcaaatgaaaaaaagaaatttttaataccaCTCTCAAGtaattcatcaacatcattagATAATTATAAATCCATAATAgtcaataataatgatgatgattcgaATTCATCAACAAGAAGTTTTCAAGAATTTGTTTataatcaaatcaaattcaaatcaacatcattaattcaaaaatcaGTTATAATTGCAAGTGATTGGAATGAATTtcaagatgatgataatcaaataaagttgaaaaaTAGTGAaagtttaatttcaaatattactgttgaaaaaaagaaatcaccaCTCACAGTAATAGTATTTTGTGGCCAAGGTTCACAATATAATAGAATGGCATTATCACTATACGAGAATGAACCAATATTCAGAGAATCAGTGAATAGATTCGATAAAGAGTTATTCAAGTATTATGGTTATTCAGTTTTAGATAGATTAAGATCAGTCAGTGATAAAGATGAAATATCAATCCATCTACCAATTTTAGCACAACCAGCAAATATAATGATTCAAATATCACTCTATGAACTATATAAACATTGGGGTGTTTCAGCAGATATCATCGTTGGTCATTCTCTTGGTGAATTATCATCATCCTATTCATCAGGTATGATCGATTTTGAAACATTGTGTCACTTAATCTATCATAGATCATTGGCTCAAAACAAAACTACAGGTACAGGTAGAGCGCTTTCAGTCAATATTAGCTATGATGAATTTATTGAGAGATATCAAtccaaaaacaataaatacgAAACACTTGAAATTGCATGTTACAATTCACCAACATCAATCGTTATTGCAGGTAAAGAAGAtctattaaatgaaatttcaaaagaatttaaatcaaatgatatcTTTTGTGCAATGTTAggatcattatcatcatttcaCACATCAAGTCAACTTATGATAAAAGATGAAGTATGCTCATTggtatttaaatcaaaactaCCATCAGTACCAGTATTTTCAACAGTTACAACCAATTTATTCAATGATCAAACACCATATAATGCCAATTATGTATGGGAGAATATTCGCCAACCAGTATCATTCACACAGACCATCAGCAATCTTTACAAACATATCGAGTCTAATGATATGGGTAATGAAATTACATTCATTGAAGTTGCACCACATCCAACATTACAATTTTACttgaatcaaatgaaatcaaCTCAATCAAGTTACTTTAATAATGGCAAAAGCGTTACAATCTATTCACCATTACATAAAAAGAAGAATGattataatgaatttttaaagacAATCTCTTTATTatatgttaataataattttaacattaattttaaatcacaATTAACTaacatcaataataataataataatattaataataataataataataataataataataataataataataataataataataataataataataataataacaaaataatccaatttaatattaatagctTGCCACTTTATCAATGGGATGATAATGAATActttaaattaaatccaTTTCATGAAAAGATTACAAATGAAGGCCCATCCATTCAAAACCTTGGTAATGGTATTGATTCAGCATGTCCAACATATCAAACATTTATTGATATCAAGAAACCACCATTTCAATGGTTAAAAGGTCATCAAGTCAGTGATAAATTTTACTATCCTGGAATGGGTTATGTTCAAAAtctattatcaatttatCCAAATCAAGATATAACAATTAGCTCATTAgaatttaaatcaccattaGTATTAACAGAAGGTAATAATCAATGTTTAGAAACTACAGTTTCTCTCCTCTCAAAGAATGAATTCAACGTTAAAAGTCATTACAAAgatcaaaaaacaaatcaatggATATTATCATCACTTGGTAATTTTAGTTTATTCAAACATAACAGTATCAATagtgaaaaattaattaacatTCAagcattaaaagataaatgtAATTTTACGACAATATCAAAACATGATTTTTATGAAtccattaaaatcaaaacaaatttaacatATAAAGGTTTATTTCAAGGTGTAAAAGAATGctcaattggtaataattgtTCACTCGCTGTAGtatcattaaatgaaatcaatAATCATACAATTAGTAATCATAGTACTATTGGTCgttcattatttaatgcTGCAACTTTAGATTCTTGTTTACATGGTTCATTAATTGCAGTTGCACAACCAGTTGTACTCGATAGAATTGAAGGTTTCAAATTATACTCTTCAAATAttccattatcatcatctttgAGCAAAGATGacaatgataatagtaataatagtttaattaaagaattatatatttttactGAAGAAAAAGCAAGAACTAATTATCAATCGTTTTCAGCATCAGTTAAAATCATTCTTCCAAATGGTAGATTATTAATGGAGATCTCAAGGGTGGTTTGTTCATCAGTTTCACTTGCAAATCCAAGCAATACTATAATTTGTAAACCAccttcaaatgaaatttatacACCATATCTTCAACCAAAAGATTCAATCATCAACAAACCTCAACAATTCAAACATTTATATAGTGTAGATGAATTTATTGCCAAAGAAGAAGATAATCAAATCATTTCAACtgaattgttattatcattattttataaacatATCAACGTTAGATGTCCAACTATAAATTTAGAATCATTAACAACATTAGAatataatcaatttaaacAACTATATTATAACAACAATGGTTTAGTAAATGAAAATCTTTTCAAATTCGTTTTTGAAATCTTAAAGAGttatagtagtagtaatcaTTATATTCTTAATCATCATAACAACAGtgaaaacaaaaacaaaaacaacaacaacaacaacaacagcaacaacaatgaaaatagtaataatgaatcaccaatacattttgaaaaattatacaACTTGTATACTAAAACAACTAAAATAATAGCAAAACAAATATTCCCATTAAAAGATGATTCATTTACAGATACACCACAATCATTATTCGAAAATGGATTTTTAGATGATTTTTATAAGAATTCAAGAGTAGTTCAACCATTAAATAACTTATTAAgtgaaattataattgaagCACtcaaaccaattttaaatcaaccaATTGTATTTCGTATATTAGAAGCAGGTGGTGGTACTGGTAGTCttagtttattaattttagaaaagaTTTGTAAACTTTTAAATGCAAATCCAAACTCAGTCATTGATATCGAATTCACATGGAGTGATgtatcatcttcattttcagCAGAGATTAAAGAGAAGTTTTCACCATTTACAGCTCacaaaaatttcaatattatccaCCGTGTATTAGATTTAGAGAAACCATTATTTGATCAAGACTTTAAAACATCCTATTATGATCTCGTTGTAATGTCAAATGTAATGCATGTCGTTAAGAAACTTAAACCAACATTGGATGAAATTCATAATATATTGACACCAAATGGTCAACTGCTATTTGTTGAACCACcttataaatcaattaattatgaTTCAGTTTTTTGTTGCTTTTCACAATGGTGGCCATCTTCTGATAGTGATACCGAGTTAAGACCTGATAGAAGTTGTATGAATCAAGATAAAtggattaaaattttaaatgaaacaaACTATAGAGATACAATTATATCTGGTAATgacaatttaatatttttaattcaaacaagaaaaccatcaattaatgaaatcattTCAAAGCAATCATCAGATTCATCATTGGATcaatttaattctttcaataatatcattttatttggtaataataattatggtTGTAGCCTTCaaaattcaatatcatcaaatcaagaattaaaaagtaaaacgattaatattaataattttaatgaatttcaaACATGGATTGCAAATAATTATGATAATAGTGATGATTTtgacaataataaaacattaataatatttttaaagtcaattgaaccaattaatatttcaaatttcaaaGAAATAACCTATGAATATAttcaaatcaatcaattaatattaaagttagaattaacaaataatttcaaacatttattaatatcattggATTCAACAActgataattatttatcatcatcaattattgGTGCAGCACGTTATTTCGTTGAGTATCCACAATTagatttatatattttaaactaTGACataatttctttgaaaattttaaataataatagcagtAGCAGttgtaatagtagtaatggtagtattagtagttgtagttgcaagcaacaacaattatcattaatcAACTATTTAatcaatacaaataataatattcaaaaagaatttacaattaataataataaagtataCTATGAAAGATATACTAGacattcaaataaaattaaatgtaatttacaatcaaaatcatttgaaacaaataaagataatttattgattcaattagaTTCAAATTTAGAATATCAATTATATAGTAAAAGAGTTGAACCAAACTCAAAAGAAGTAGAGATCGAAATTAAAGCAACAGGTATAAACtataaagattatttaatgCATATTGGTATGGTTAGCAGTGATTTAGATTTAAAGTATGGTAAAGAATATGAAGTTGAAAATTGTATTGGTATTGAAAATCCTATGATTGGTAACGATTTTAGTGGTATTATTACAAGATTAGGTAGTGATgcagaaaaaaagaaatttaaagtGGGTGATCATGTTTGTGGTGTCGCATCAAAAACAAGTGGTTCTCATGTGGTCAtagattataattttatttatcatcaacctttaaattataatcattCAATTTCAGCATCAATTCCATCGATATACGTTACATCATTACATAGTATCTATGGtgttggtaatttaaaatcaaatgaatccATTTTAATTCACTCAGCAGCAGGTGGTATTGGTATTTCATctttagatttattaaaatgcAAAAAACATCAAGGTCATATATTTTTAACAGTTGGttcaaaagataaagaagattatttaaaaaagaactATGGATCATTTATTACTGCTATCTATTCATCTCGTAATAAAGACTATGTCAAtgaaataaagaataaattaattgaattaggAGAAGTCAAACAACAAGGTgtagatttaatattaaacacACTATCATCAGAATTTATGGATTCAAATTTCCAATGTTTAAATATGTCAGGACGTATCGTTGATTTAAGTGTTACTCATCTCACACCAAATGACTATATTGCCAATAATCATTTCAAATATAATATGGGTTACAATAATGTTGAAATGATTGATTTCAATGGTAAAATGGTCAGAagttatttaaagaaaattatcaaaatgatCAATTCAAACAAATTAGAGTTAAGTATACCAATCAttgaatattcaaataatcagTTCAAAGATGCAATCGAATATATTAATCAAAGAAAACATATCGGTAAAATTATCGTAAATCATAATCAAGATGAGTTTAATAgagtttataataattatcaacaaaacaataataataataatcaaattataatgaaaCATTCATATGatatatcaaaattaaatatggGCAAAAATATTTTACTCACTGGTCAAACTGGTATCATTTtagaaataatgaaatacTTGATTAGATATTCAAATCACTCAATTCAGAATATTATAAtactttcaaaatcaaaattaaaatgggaATTAGagttattaattaatcaaactaaatttatcaaagataatatcattaaattcCATTTTATTCAAATCGATATTGAAGATTCAAATAAAGTCAATCAagtattgaatcaattagaaCTAAATGAGAATATTACGAATATCGATTCAATCATTCATTTtgcatttaataatgatattggtGATGTTCAAGATGTTAATATGAATCGTTTAAATATTGCTCATGGTGCAAAAACAATTGGAGCCATTAATCTTCacaatgaatcaattaatcGTTCATggaaaattaaacaatttataattgCATCTTCAGTGTCATCAATATTTGGTTCAGATCAACAATGTTGTTATGTTAGTGCTTGTAGCGTTATAGATTCATTATCAAAGTATAGACATTCACTTGGATTACCATCTTTAGCAATTAATTTAGGTACTGTAGCTTCAACTGGATTTATATCACGTAATAATGCAATTGAAACCATGTTTAAAAGTTCATTCTTAAAATTATTCTCACCACAACTCGTTATTAGTTCATTAGATTTATTCATTCAAAATCAACGTCAATATCCAAATTATAGTTTAGTAGATTTCAATTTTGAAGTTATGTTAACTTCACCAAATTACCATCTTTATAAACTTgattatgaaattaatattttcaaaaaatcatatcaaatcaataccaattccagtagtggtagtggtagtgataatgaattcattcattcaacaattttaaacaaaatcaGTGAATTACTATCAATTGACGaatctaaaattaatgaagatTTACAACTTACACAATATGGTATGGACAGTTTAGTAATAgtacaattaaagaattttatcGATAATCAATTAGGTCATAATCTCATTACAATTCATCAACTACaacataataaaatcaatcaatcaattgatattattaaatttggttatctaattaataaaaacaaattcaaatacaaaaataataataaaaataataataatggataa
- a CDS encoding beta-ketoacyl synthase family protein: MFKNKLFLQNINFKEPNPLINFKEWALKVVTEPITFNENKTTVISNVCLVLSEFKDKCFKNDESSDNACDQMDIDSKTNEKKKFLIPLSCNSLQQTSIESLVRVWNNLEYINTNQSKACQIEFLDILINRNISVNDSTDFFLKVFNSTSFKSNNNNNNNNNKNNNNSNIYEINAILKF, translated from the exons ATGTTTAAGAATAAACTATTTcttcaaaatattaatttcaaagaaCCAAATccattaataaatttcaaagaaTGGGCATTAAAAGTCGTAACTGAACCAATTACCttcaatgaaaataaaaccaCTGTCAt ttCAAATGTTTGTTTAGTATTATCagaatttaaagataaatgttttaaaaacgATGAAAGCAGTGATAATGCTTGTGATCAAATGGATATTGATAGtaaaacaaatgaaaaaaagaaatttttaataccGCTCTCATGTAATTCCCTGCAACAAACATC tATAGAATCATTAGTAAGAGTATGGAATAATTTGGAATATATTAATACTAATCAATCAAAGGCTTGTCAAATCGAATTCttggatattttaattaatagaaATATTTCAGTAAATGATTCAactgatttctttttaaaagtatTCAATTCAACATCTTTCAAAtcaaataacaacaacaacaacaacaataataaaaacaataataatagcaatataTATGAAATCAATgctatattaaaattttaa
- a CDS encoding ARK family protein kinase, translated as MEIVINNISGLNNSFNNNNNSNNNDENEINFNLIKESIVNFKLWDINNKQIEYVCRLGSGSLCRVYKGRLNGKPVAIKVFSPIRFEEFKTEFLMMQSLRSSPFLISFYGVSIVEEPQKQCYCIITEFCSRDSLYHIMTDRLIEIGWNRFFQFSMQIILGLQSLHNRKPKPIVHRDVTSLNILVNEDWECKISNFSASRFNCLNTEYINSNNQNKSFAFCSPESSDFQDIDDDYTSLSSSITSKSDIYSFGIIMFELISRIINGEYSHPFSEFKDIKNDFQLLLSSKNGLRPSLPNICPEPLEKLYKQCVDQSPLNRPSCEEVIISLNQIRSFYLLPQTKKSWDNLVLKNKCK; from the coding sequence atggaaattgtaattaataatattagtggtttaaataatagttttaataataataataatagtaataataatgatgaaaatgaaattaattttaatttgattaaagaatcaattgtaaattttaaattatgggatattaataataaacaaattgaataTGTTTGTAGATTAGGATCTGGATCATTATGTAGAGTTTATAAGGGTAGATTAAATGGTAAACCAGTTgcaattaaagttttttcaCCAATTAGATTCGAAGAATTTAAAActgaatttttaatgatgCAATCATTAAGATCatcaccatttttaatttcattttatggCGTATCAATAGTTGAAGAACCTCAAAAACAATGTTATTGTATAATTACTGAATTTTGTAGTCGTGATTCTTTATATCATATAATGACTGATAGATTGATAGAGATAGGTTGGAATCGTTTCTTTCAATTTTCAATGCAAATCATATTGGGTTTACAATCATTACATAATAGAAAACCCAAACCAATTGTTCATAGAGATGTTACCTCTTTGAATATATTGGTAAATGAGGATTGGGAATgtaaaatatcaaattttaGTGCAAGTAGATTCAATTGTTTAAATACTGAATAtatcaatagtaataatcaaaataaatcatttgcaTTTTGTTCACCAGAATCAAGTGATTTTCAAGATATTGATGATGACTATACTagtttatcatcatcaattacaAGTAAATCTGACATTTATTCATTTGGTATTATAATGTTTGAATTAATTAGTAGAATTATAAATGGAGAGTATTCCCATCCATTCAGTGAATtcaaagatataaaaaatgattttcaattattattatcttctaAAAATGGGTTAAGACCATCATTACCAAATATTTGTCCAGAACCATTAGAAAAACTTTATAAACAATGTGTTGATCAATCACCATTAAATAGACCATCTTGTGAAGAAGTAATTATatcattaaatcaaattagatcattttatcttttaccacaaacaaaaaaatcatgggataatttagttttaaaaaataaatgtaaataa